Proteins found in one Paenibacillus dendritiformis genomic segment:
- the mtnA gene encoding S-methyl-5-thioribose-1-phosphate isomerase, whose protein sequence is MGDNNITAAMIQSVTLDDVNDTLVILDQTMLPNEKVFLRLKELKDIWDAIYHLKVRGAPAIGIAAGYGLYLGVKASAAATKEKLAEDFERVKDYLASSRPTAVNLFWALDRMESRFQRELSGSIAEIKEALRQEAEAIRAEDEQVCEQIGRHALSLLKPGWGILTHCNAGAIATAKYGTALAPIYLGEEQGYGFKVYADETRPLLQGARLTAWELQQAGIDVTLICDNMSSIVMKEGKIQAVLVGCDRVAANGDTANKIGTSAVAILAKHYGIPFYVCAPLSTVDLRCATGDDIHIELRPDEEITSKWYEKPMAPEGVKVYNPAFDVTDHEHITAIVTENGIAYPPFADSLPAMFAKRK, encoded by the coding sequence ATGGGAGACAACAATATCACGGCGGCGATGATTCAATCGGTAACCTTGGATGACGTGAACGATACGCTGGTCATCCTGGACCAGACCATGCTGCCGAACGAGAAAGTATTTCTCAGGCTCAAGGAATTGAAGGATATTTGGGACGCGATCTACCATCTCAAGGTACGAGGCGCTCCGGCGATCGGCATTGCCGCGGGGTACGGACTGTACCTGGGCGTCAAGGCTTCGGCGGCGGCGACGAAGGAAAAGCTGGCCGAAGATTTTGAGCGGGTCAAGGACTATCTCGCTTCCTCCCGTCCGACGGCGGTGAACCTGTTCTGGGCGCTGGATCGGATGGAGTCGCGCTTCCAGCGTGAGCTGAGTGGAAGCATCGCCGAGATCAAGGAAGCGCTGCGGCAGGAAGCGGAAGCGATCCGGGCCGAGGATGAGCAAGTCTGCGAGCAGATCGGCCGGCATGCCTTGTCCCTGCTGAAGCCGGGCTGGGGCATCTTGACGCACTGCAACGCGGGGGCGATCGCGACGGCCAAATACGGCACGGCGCTGGCGCCCATCTATTTGGGCGAGGAGCAGGGGTACGGCTTCAAGGTGTATGCCGACGAGACGAGACCGCTGCTGCAAGGCGCGCGGCTGACAGCATGGGAGCTGCAGCAAGCGGGCATCGATGTCACGCTCATCTGTGACAACATGTCTTCCATCGTCATGAAGGAAGGCAAGATTCAAGCCGTCCTGGTCGGCTGCGATCGCGTGGCGGCCAACGGAGATACGGCCAATAAGATCGGCACGTCGGCGGTAGCGATTCTGGCGAAGCACTACGGCATTCCGTTCTATGTGTGCGCGCCGTTGTCCACGGTCGATCTGCGGTGTGCGACAGGCGACGACATTCATATCGAATTGCGTCCGGATGAAGAGATTACGAGCAAATGGTATGAAAAGCCGATGGCCCCGGAAGGGGTCAAAGTGTATAACCCGGCCTTCGATGTGACCGATCATGAGCATATCACGGCGATTGTTACGGAGAACGGCATTGCTTACCCGCCGTTCGCGGACAGTCTGCCCGCTATGTTCGCGAAGCGGAAATAA
- a CDS encoding VOC family protein, with the protein MFKRLECVALYTANIETSIEFYQSLGLTEHWRIERPLGDGGTWTLAGMKFPDDKSSELVLQNNPDLQTADIEFYVEDVRETYEALSVRTDISWIRKPFPTESGHVAVMEAPDRNVFVLVGQ; encoded by the coding sequence ATGTTCAAAAGACTGGAATGCGTCGCTCTGTACACCGCAAACATCGAGACCTCGATCGAGTTCTACCAATCGCTCGGCTTGACGGAGCATTGGCGCATCGAGCGGCCTCTCGGCGACGGCGGAACATGGACCTTGGCCGGAATGAAGTTCCCGGACGACAAAAGCTCCGAGCTCGTCCTGCAGAATAATCCCGATCTCCAGACGGCCGACATTGAATTCTATGTCGAAGACGTCCGCGAAACTTATGAAGCACTGTCCGTCAGAACCGATATCAGCTGGATTCGCAAGCCTTTTCCGACGGAATCGGGCCATGTGGCCGTCATGGAGGCGCCGGACCGCAACGTCTTCGTGCTCGTCGGCCAATAA
- a CDS encoding S41 family peptidase, with amino-acid sequence MNNKSWLISAAGLLLLLGLAACEAKESPSGTSGSISAQAEPKQTENPAPAGGGRKILDPDKLTLTEEQKREDFEAMVRIIKDNSPFLQVNQRVHHTDWLQNVDRYEQFVLQANTDQEFRDKMNTVLSDLNNGHTYFLDKSSYENMKRTYADIKGRELWHQQLNQPHVEARYSGTWDAKSGLSRGSVFGGWSALPMTRILEEGKLAYVSIPSLSHDRIEADINAVLAPFLEKIRSYDALIIDIRGNGGGSTSYWGMLVPQLMKEPLTSVSYFLFRKGELAQQYAHSAYAPEQLLPVAQLKEELGSVELAPEIETDFQNYIKNTITVSPDAGKEFRGRIYMLVDGDVYSSAEAWAVFAKSTGWATLVGERTGGDGIGIDPLIASLPHSGYAFRLPAVMGLTSSGVINEERQTEPDMEVSAVKTGNLLEDPAVEAVIQEEKKHR; translated from the coding sequence ATGAACAACAAAAGCTGGCTCATATCGGCGGCGGGCCTGCTCCTCCTGCTCGGACTGGCTGCCTGCGAGGCGAAGGAATCGCCAAGCGGGACAAGCGGGAGCATTTCCGCTCAGGCGGAGCCGAAGCAGACGGAGAATCCCGCGCCAGCCGGTGGAGGGAGGAAGATTTTGGACCCGGACAAGCTGACGTTGACGGAGGAACAGAAGCGCGAGGACTTTGAAGCGATGGTGCGCATCATCAAGGACAACTCCCCGTTCCTCCAGGTCAATCAGCGCGTCCATCATACCGACTGGCTGCAGAACGTGGATCGCTATGAGCAGTTTGTGCTGCAGGCGAACACCGATCAAGAGTTCAGAGACAAGATGAACACGGTTCTGAGCGATTTGAACAATGGACATACGTACTTTTTGGATAAATCCTCCTATGAAAACATGAAGCGAACGTATGCTGATATAAAAGGAAGAGAGCTGTGGCATCAGCAGTTAAACCAGCCGCATGTGGAAGCGCGTTATTCCGGTACTTGGGACGCGAAGTCGGGTCTGTCCCGGGGATCCGTTTTCGGAGGATGGTCAGCTTTGCCCATGACTCGAATCCTGGAGGAAGGCAAGCTGGCTTATGTGTCCATTCCGAGCCTGTCTCATGATCGAATCGAAGCGGATATAAACGCGGTGCTTGCGCCTTTTCTGGAGAAGATTCGAAGCTATGACGCGCTCATTATCGATATCCGGGGCAATGGCGGCGGATCGACGTCCTATTGGGGTATGCTCGTGCCGCAGCTCATGAAGGAGCCTCTGACTTCGGTAAGTTATTTCCTTTTCCGCAAGGGAGAGCTGGCCCAGCAGTATGCCCATTCGGCTTATGCACCGGAGCAGTTGCTTCCTGTCGCTCAACTGAAGGAAGAATTGGGATCGGTCGAGTTGGCGCCGGAGATCGAGACGGATTTCCAAAATTATATTAAAAACACGATAACAGTATCCCCTGATGCGGGCAAGGAATTCCGCGGGCGAATCTACATGCTCGTCGACGGGGACGTGTACTCGTCAGCGGAAGCGTGGGCGGTGTTCGCCAAGAGCACGGGCTGGGCGACCTTGGTCGGAGAACGGACTGGCGGGGATGGAATCGGGATCGACCCGCTGATCGCCTCCTTGCCCCATAGCGGCTACGCCTTCCGCTTGCCTGCCGTCATGGGCTTAACCTCGTCGGGAGTCATTAATGAAGAGCGGCAGACGGAGCCCGATATGGAAGTCAGTGCCGTCAAGACCGGGAATCTGCTGGAAGACCCTGCTGTAGAGGCCGTGATTCAGGAGGAGAAGAAGCACAGGTAG
- the hflX gene encoding GTPase HflX, whose product MEQLTIQPQKAVLAGVNLNHQTDFDYSMEELANLAAACGVEVVGVVTQNLSKVNTTHYIGTGKLQDVTIMLNQHEADMVIFNDELSPSQLRNLEKDLDCKVVDRTLLILDIFGERAKTKEAQLQVEVAELQYMLPRLVGLRESLGRQSGGVGTKNRGAGEKKLELDRRRIEERITALNKELEILVAHRQTQRKKRKKTELPVVSLVGYTNAGKSTVMNTLVELFTDSKDKFVFEKDMLFATLDTSVRSIDLEDNKTFLLTDTVGFVSKLPHHLVKAFRSTLEEVKEADLLVHVVDFSNPEYEQHIRITNETLKAIGIEGIPMIYAYNKIDLKEGAIPESQDSIIYMAAKRKQGIDELLAAIRAHVFKDYVKCEMLIPYDQGQHVSYLNEHANVLATEYEELGTKLTLECRQSDYQKFAQYVCEA is encoded by the coding sequence ATGGAACAACTTACGATACAGCCGCAAAAAGCGGTGCTGGCCGGCGTAAATCTGAATCATCAGACGGACTTCGACTATTCGATGGAGGAACTGGCGAATCTGGCCGCAGCCTGCGGCGTGGAGGTCGTCGGCGTCGTGACGCAGAACCTGAGCAAGGTCAACACGACGCATTATATTGGCACTGGCAAGCTGCAGGATGTGACGATTATGCTGAATCAGCATGAGGCGGACATGGTCATTTTCAATGATGAGTTATCTCCTTCGCAGCTTCGCAACCTGGAAAAGGATCTCGACTGCAAGGTCGTCGATCGCACGCTGCTTATCCTCGATATTTTCGGCGAGCGGGCCAAGACGAAGGAGGCGCAGCTTCAGGTGGAAGTGGCGGAGCTGCAGTATATGCTGCCGCGCCTGGTCGGTCTCCGCGAATCGCTGGGCCGTCAGAGCGGCGGGGTCGGCACGAAGAACAGAGGGGCGGGGGAGAAAAAGCTGGAGCTGGATCGCCGCCGGATTGAGGAGCGGATTACCGCGCTGAACAAGGAGCTGGAGATACTTGTCGCCCACCGCCAGACTCAACGGAAGAAGCGGAAGAAAACCGAGCTTCCGGTCGTATCGCTCGTCGGTTACACGAACGCGGGCAAGTCGACGGTGATGAACACGCTGGTGGAGCTGTTCACCGATTCGAAGGACAAATTCGTGTTCGAGAAGGATATGCTCTTCGCCACGCTGGACACGTCTGTTCGCAGCATTGATCTGGAGGACAACAAGACATTCCTGCTGACCGATACGGTCGGCTTCGTCAGCAAGCTGCCGCATCATCTCGTCAAGGCGTTCCGCTCGACGCTCGAGGAAGTGAAAGAGGCGGACCTGCTGGTCCATGTCGTCGATTTCTCCAATCCGGAGTACGAGCAGCATATCCGCATCACGAACGAGACGCTGAAGGCGATTGGGATCGAAGGGATTCCGATGATCTATGCGTACAACAAGATCGACCTGAAGGAAGGCGCCATTCCCGAATCGCAGGATTCGATTATTTATATGGCTGCCAAGCGCAAGCAGGGCATCGATGAGCTGCTCGCCGCCATTCGCGCCCATGTGTTCAAGGATTATGTGAAATGCGAAATGCTTATTCCCTATGATCAGGGACAGCATGTGTCCTACTTGAATGAGCATGCGAACGTCCTCGCGACCGAATACGAGGAGCTGGGGACGAAGCTGACGCTGGAATGCCGTCAGAGCGATTATCAGAAATTTGCGCAGTATGTGTGCGAGGCCTAA
- a CDS encoding helix-turn-helix transcriptional regulator, with protein sequence MNAEHGAFTMDVPGTEEERCMQKAKRLIELMMLINKKQQFTARDLAEACGVSLRTIQRDLRDLEELGVPLYAEFGPKGGYRLLKEKLLPPLTFTENEAVAMFFAYQSLHNYASIPFGEEAVSALSKFYNVLPPNAKRTIDRLKDCIQFWTPRREQEAPFLQQLLEAAVERQVIAIRYDSAQGENERDIVPLGLYAHNGYWYCPAYCFRKQAYRLFRADYIRALESREPLEPEMRRQIKKLITLEQWFLPPERQHTVSLRVELTRLGVRKCEADPWLDKAITRHEDGTGTIETRIGEGEIGYYAERIFGLGTDAFVKEPPELINTIVDKLEQLRSRYGANQA encoded by the coding sequence ATGAATGCAGAACACGGCGCGTTCACGATGGATGTGCCGGGAACAGAAGAGGAACGATGCATGCAAAAAGCGAAAAGGCTGATCGAGTTAATGATGCTTATCAACAAAAAACAGCAATTTACGGCGCGCGATTTGGCGGAAGCATGCGGCGTATCGCTGCGAACCATCCAACGAGATCTGCGCGACCTGGAGGAGCTGGGCGTGCCGCTGTATGCCGAATTCGGGCCTAAGGGCGGTTACAGGCTCCTCAAGGAGAAGCTGCTGCCCCCGCTGACGTTCACGGAGAACGAGGCGGTTGCGATGTTCTTCGCCTATCAGTCGCTGCACAACTACGCGTCAATACCGTTCGGGGAGGAGGCCGTCTCGGCGCTGAGCAAGTTCTACAATGTTCTGCCCCCGAACGCGAAGCGGACCATCGACCGTCTGAAGGACTGCATTCAATTCTGGACCCCGCGGAGAGAGCAGGAGGCTCCGTTTTTGCAGCAATTATTGGAGGCGGCTGTCGAGCGGCAAGTCATTGCGATCCGCTACGATTCGGCGCAGGGAGAGAATGAACGTGACATCGTGCCACTTGGGTTATATGCGCATAACGGCTATTGGTATTGCCCGGCCTATTGCTTCCGGAAGCAAGCCTACCGCTTGTTCCGAGCGGACTATATCAGAGCGCTGGAGTCGCGGGAGCCATTGGAGCCAGAGATGCGGAGGCAGATTAAGAAGTTGATAACGCTCGAGCAATGGTTCCTGCCGCCTGAACGGCAGCATACCGTATCGCTGCGGGTGGAATTGACCCGCTTGGGGGTGAGGAAATGCGAGGCCGATCCATGGCTCGATAAAGCGATCACGCGGCATGAAGACGGAACGGGCACGATCGAGACCCGTATTGGCGAGGGCGAGATCGGATACTATGCGGAGCGGATATTCGGCTTGGGCACGGATGCCTTCGTTAAGGAGCCTCCCGAGTTGATCAACACCATCGTAGACAAGCTGGAGCAGCTTCGCAGCCGGTACGGTGCTAATCAGGCTTAG
- a CDS encoding family 10 glycosylhydrolase, which translates to MNRTRHSFHGRAMMSLMVALILLLGTGLTGFGSASPLVHAEEADGAGPIVLEEFENLENLRASHVRANSAELSLVSRPETIYHGHHAVKLSYDFIGQPDTSAAYVNFYNPDGTRGRVIPGKPRKLGVWVYGNKNNNWLRAAVADGSDKALPAIDFTTSSGFNWQGWKYVAADVPQNIQWPLKLNQIYMAATKAENKNNGAIYFDRLSAIYASSPILQLDIAGLPPQMQAGSSQAVQVVETRNGSTAPQRIERGVHLTSSDESVATVTRATYDSITAVGVGTAIITAEYGDAPPVRVTLTVTEDAPELERIEVSGPQKMVRTATGALKAYAVYAGSEAPVEMFGGANFASSRPEVVGVDDRGGLEARAIGAAAITVTSVTYRNISTVHEIEVTEPIPELESIQLRGLSAVMIGGSFETEVYGTYSWVEEPVKITEGVKYTSSNPEVASVDENGTVTGMKVGGTRIMATYEGKTSSVYVVVNKSAVIPKAEMRAAWIATVENIDWPAKGTTGAEEQKQQYRKLLDELQAAGMNAVIMQIKPTADAFYPSEYGPWSEWLTGVQGQDPGYDPLAFMLEETHKRNMEFHAWFNPYRVSMQSDIERLVEDHPARKRSDWVLSFGGKLYFDPGNPEARQFITDSIMEVVKKYDIDAVHFDDYFYPYPIQGTEFPDNVSYAKYGAGFPDRAAWRRDNVNQFIRGISEEIKREKSYVKFGISPFGIWRNKSDDPSGSDTNGSRSYDNQYADSKKWVEEEWIDYITPQIYWYMGYSPAAYDILIAWWSGVTAGKNVHLYSGQAIYRIGQGDGWMDPEEMPNQVNFNRNFAEVSGSMYFSAQWFAANPLGFTDRLRSDLYRYPALVPAMPWLDAQAPAAPSGVSARNAGGGVELKWKTASDESYYAVYRFEGKTAGSIADPAHLLGTMRKQSGQAMQAYVDRTATKGQQYTYVVTAVDRLHNESAASEAVTLTAAEPTDPKPPPSDPPSSSGGSSSSPSPAPSKPSPPAAPTTPTVPPVEPAVPVFPDLAPVAWAQEAVQQLAALGIVKGDMDGKFRPLKPVTRAEFVAMLVRAFDLQDDGTALNWKDVKETDWHYTVIAAAKQAGLVQGTGKDRFEPNRPITRQEMAVMAGKALAAFTSTPAARDAESVLARFKDREAIASYAAEAVAMLAQEGIVKGTGSGLFHPKGEANRAQAAVIVWKIVQKK; encoded by the coding sequence ATGAACAGGACACGGCATTCATTTCACGGCAGGGCGATGATGTCTCTTATGGTGGCGCTTATTCTTTTGCTGGGGACGGGGTTAACCGGATTTGGAAGCGCTTCACCGCTTGTCCATGCGGAAGAAGCGGACGGAGCGGGGCCGATCGTGCTGGAGGAATTCGAGAATCTCGAGAACCTGCGGGCCAGCCATGTCAGAGCCAATTCCGCCGAATTGAGCCTGGTCAGCCGGCCGGAGACCATCTATCACGGTCATCATGCGGTAAAGCTGAGCTATGACTTTATCGGCCAACCGGATACATCGGCAGCGTATGTGAACTTCTATAATCCGGATGGCACAAGGGGGAGGGTGATCCCGGGCAAGCCCCGGAAGCTAGGCGTATGGGTGTATGGCAATAAAAACAATAACTGGCTGCGTGCAGCCGTGGCGGATGGGAGCGACAAGGCTTTACCTGCGATTGATTTTACGACATCATCGGGCTTCAATTGGCAGGGATGGAAATATGTCGCCGCTGACGTTCCGCAAAATATACAATGGCCTCTGAAGCTGAACCAGATCTATATGGCCGCGACAAAAGCGGAAAACAAAAACAACGGAGCCATCTATTTCGATCGGCTGTCCGCTATCTATGCAAGCTCACCGATTCTTCAGCTGGACATCGCTGGATTGCCGCCGCAAATGCAGGCCGGGAGCAGCCAAGCGGTTCAAGTCGTTGAGACGCGCAACGGCAGTACGGCTCCCCAGCGGATCGAGAGAGGCGTCCACCTGACCAGCAGCGACGAGAGTGTCGCAACGGTGACAAGGGCGACGTATGATTCGATCACGGCCGTCGGTGTCGGCACGGCCATTATTACGGCCGAATACGGCGATGCGCCCCCGGTCCGGGTGACGCTGACCGTGACAGAGGATGCGCCGGAGCTGGAGCGGATTGAGGTGTCCGGCCCGCAGAAGATGGTGCGGACGGCGACCGGCGCTTTGAAGGCGTATGCGGTCTACGCGGGTAGCGAGGCGCCGGTGGAAATGTTCGGCGGCGCCAACTTCGCCAGCAGCCGGCCGGAAGTGGTGGGCGTCGATGACCGCGGCGGGCTTGAAGCGCGGGCGATAGGGGCGGCGGCGATTACGGTTACGTCTGTAACCTACCGCAACATCTCGACGGTGCATGAGATCGAGGTGACTGAACCGATACCCGAGCTGGAGAGCATCCAATTGCGCGGCTTGAGTGCGGTCATGATCGGCGGATCGTTCGAGACGGAGGTGTACGGCACCTATTCGTGGGTGGAGGAGCCAGTCAAAATTACAGAAGGCGTGAAGTATACGAGCAGCAATCCGGAGGTAGCCTCGGTCGATGAGAACGGGACGGTGACCGGAATGAAGGTAGGTGGAACGCGCATTATGGCAACGTATGAGGGCAAGACCAGCTCCGTGTATGTTGTAGTCAATAAGTCGGCAGTTATTCCGAAGGCGGAGATGAGAGCGGCGTGGATCGCGACGGTGGAAAATATCGATTGGCCGGCGAAGGGCACGACCGGCGCAGAGGAGCAGAAGCAGCAGTACAGGAAGCTGCTCGACGAGCTGCAGGCCGCGGGAATGAACGCGGTCATAATGCAGATTAAGCCGACGGCGGATGCCTTCTACCCGTCGGAATACGGCCCATGGTCGGAGTGGCTGACGGGCGTGCAGGGACAAGATCCGGGGTATGATCCGCTCGCCTTCATGCTGGAGGAGACCCATAAGCGGAATATGGAATTCCATGCCTGGTTCAATCCGTACCGCGTCAGCATGCAGAGCGATATCGAGCGGCTGGTGGAGGATCATCCGGCGCGGAAGCGTTCGGACTGGGTCCTCTCGTTCGGGGGCAAGCTGTATTTCGATCCGGGCAATCCGGAGGCGCGGCAATTCATCACGGACAGCATCATGGAGGTAGTGAAGAAGTACGACATCGATGCCGTTCATTTCGATGATTACTTCTACCCGTATCCGATCCAGGGCACTGAATTCCCGGACAATGTCTCGTATGCCAAGTACGGGGCGGGATTCCCGGACCGGGCCGCCTGGCGCCGGGACAATGTGAACCAGTTCATTCGCGGCATAAGCGAGGAGATTAAGCGGGAGAAGAGCTACGTCAAGTTCGGCATCAGCCCGTTCGGCATCTGGAGGAACAAGAGCGATGATCCGTCAGGCTCCGATACGAACGGATCGAGAAGCTATGATAATCAATATGCCGATTCGAAAAAATGGGTGGAGGAGGAATGGATCGATTACATCACTCCTCAGATCTATTGGTATATGGGCTATTCTCCGGCCGCCTATGACATATTGATTGCCTGGTGGAGCGGAGTGACGGCTGGCAAGAACGTGCATCTGTACAGCGGCCAGGCGATCTACCGCATCGGACAGGGAGACGGGTGGATGGATCCGGAGGAAATGCCGAACCAGGTGAACTTCAACCGCAATTTCGCGGAAGTGTCCGGCAGCATGTATTTCAGCGCCCAATGGTTCGCCGCCAATCCGCTTGGCTTCACCGATCGTCTGCGCAGCGATCTGTACCGGTATCCGGCGCTCGTGCCGGCGATGCCTTGGCTTGATGCGCAGGCTCCAGCCGCGCCTTCCGGGGTATCGGCCCGCAATGCTGGCGGAGGCGTCGAGCTGAAGTGGAAGACGGCGAGCGATGAGTCGTACTATGCCGTCTACCGGTTCGAGGGCAAGACCGCGGGCAGCATTGCAGACCCGGCTCATCTGCTTGGCACGATGCGCAAGCAGTCCGGGCAAGCGATGCAGGCTTACGTGGATCGCACGGCAACGAAGGGACAACAATACACGTATGTGGTGACCGCCGTCGATCGGCTTCATAACGAGAGTGCTGCCAGTGAAGCGGTCACCTTGACGGCAGCGGAACCGACCGATCCGAAGCCGCCGCCGTCCGATCCGCCGTCATCGTCCGGCGGTTCCTCCTCGTCTCCGTCGCCAGCGCCTTCCAAGCCATCACCGCCTGCGGCGCCGACGACGCCGACGGTGCCGCCTGTTGAACCGGCTGTTCCGGTCTTCCCGGATCTTGCCCCGGTAGCCTGGGCGCAGGAGGCCGTTCAGCAATTGGCGGCGCTCGGCATCGTCAAGGGGGATATGGACGGCAAGTTCCGGCCGCTGAAGCCGGTGACGCGCGCCGAGTTCGTGGCGATGCTCGTCCGCGCCTTCGATCTGCAGGATGACGGCACGGCGCTCAACTGGAAGGATGTGAAGGAGACGGATTGGCATTATACCGTCATCGCGGCAGCGAAGCAGGCCGGGCTGGTGCAGGGCACGGGCAAGGACAGATTCGAGCCGAACCGGCCAATCACCCGCCAGGAGATGGCGGTAATGGCTGGGAAGGCGCTTGCCGCCTTCACGAGCACGCCGGCGGCGAGGGACGCGGAGTCGGTATTGGCCCGGTTCAAGGATCGGGAAGCGATCGCTTCCTATGCCGCCGAGGCGGTTGCGATGCTCGCACAGGAAGGCATCGTGAAGGGAACAGGCAGCGGCCTGTTCCATCCGAAGGGCGAGGCGAACCGGGCGCAGGCCGCCGTCATCGTCTGGAAGATCGTGCAGAAGAAGTAA
- a CDS encoding DUF6612 family protein, which translates to MRKWVIALLGAVVAFGLTACGGSDVDAAITADELLAKTIDANQKMKSFSMEGTAIDKITDGIGEQKEERQLESTIKLDLNKEPFGMYYENRRVYGGREEVQQTLYVEGEEAYVNLGDGWYEYPEEMVDERLERLEIFAHPENQLELFRSRAQDMNVKARGNKYVLTADLTGEGIQELVKGLISQAGSGEQEHMKWFLEALHAKNIKASFLIYKDSFLLVQAEVSIILEPKEYGKYSTQELVTKRSFSRHDKVGVIKIPQKVIDSAK; encoded by the coding sequence TTGAGAAAGTGGGTAATTGCATTATTAGGAGCCGTTGTGGCCTTCGGTCTTACGGCTTGCGGCGGCAGTGACGTCGACGCGGCCATTACGGCAGACGAACTGCTGGCAAAGACGATAGATGCCAACCAGAAGATGAAGAGCTTCTCGATGGAAGGAACTGCGATCGATAAGATTACGGACGGTATAGGAGAGCAGAAGGAAGAGAGGCAATTGGAATCAACCATAAAGCTGGACCTGAACAAAGAGCCGTTCGGCATGTACTATGAGAATAGGAGAGTGTATGGAGGGCGAGAGGAAGTTCAGCAAACGTTGTACGTTGAGGGGGAGGAAGCCTATGTGAACCTCGGCGACGGATGGTATGAATATCCGGAAGAGATGGTTGACGAGCGGCTGGAAAGACTCGAAATATTCGCGCATCCCGAGAACCAGTTGGAGCTGTTCCGATCGAGGGCCCAAGATATGAATGTGAAGGCGCGCGGCAATAAGTATGTGTTGACGGCTGATCTGACCGGCGAGGGAATTCAGGAACTGGTTAAAGGATTGATAAGTCAGGCAGGCAGCGGCGAACAGGAACATATGAAATGGTTTTTGGAAGCATTGCATGCAAAAAATATAAAAGCTTCGTTTCTTATTTATAAAGATTCGTTCCTGTTGGTTCAAGCGGAAGTAAGTATCATTTTGGAACCGAAAGAATATGGAAAGTATTCTACTCAAGAACTAGTGACGAAAAGATCATTCTCCCGCCACGATAAAGTGGGCGTAATCAAGATTCCGCAAAAGGTGATTGACAGCGCGAAATAG
- a CDS encoding AraC family transcriptional regulator has translation MHINPMELIALDTTDAKETNFYESDIFDISRERKIRSSMPSRHYHDAYEIFYLVSGELSYFVGDKTYHLVSGMLLFINVNEIHKLVNSSGAAFERITLQFKREFIADLLPKEGDFDVFSTFQADTHLLRLDGSEQSTVEGLFDRMVHESLRQPPGYAYYVKILLMELLIYLKRKADSSQHQHAACPQQVHPKSIAIVNFINENYSQRITLDSISRQFYISPSYFCKMFKDSTGFTLVEYVNNVRIKEARLLLRDTDAKMGIIAERVGFESLTHFGRIFKELTGCTPLKYRHMQRSNRA, from the coding sequence ATGCACATCAACCCAATGGAGCTGATCGCCTTGGATACGACCGATGCCAAAGAGACGAATTTCTATGAATCGGATATCTTCGACATTAGCCGGGAACGGAAGATCCGTTCCAGCATGCCTTCGCGTCATTACCATGACGCCTATGAGATTTTCTATCTTGTCTCGGGCGAATTATCGTACTTCGTCGGGGATAAGACCTACCATCTGGTGAGCGGCATGCTGCTGTTCATTAACGTCAACGAGATTCACAAGCTGGTCAATTCGAGCGGCGCAGCCTTCGAACGCATCACGCTTCAGTTCAAGCGGGAATTCATCGCGGACCTGCTCCCGAAGGAAGGGGATTTCGACGTGTTCTCTACCTTCCAGGCCGATACGCATCTGCTCCGTCTCGACGGCAGCGAGCAGAGCACGGTAGAGGGGCTGTTCGACCGGATGGTGCATGAATCACTGCGCCAGCCCCCGGGCTATGCGTATTATGTCAAAATTTTGCTTATGGAGCTGCTCATCTATTTGAAGCGCAAGGCAGACAGCAGCCAACACCAGCATGCAGCCTGCCCGCAGCAGGTCCATCCCAAAAGCATCGCCATCGTCAACTTCATCAACGAGAACTACAGCCAGCGCATTACGCTGGATTCGATTTCCCGGCAGTTTTATATCAGTCCCTCATACTTCTGCAAAATGTTCAAGGACAGCACCGGCTTCACGCTGGTCGAATACGTGAACAACGTACGCATCAAGGAAGCGCGCCTCCTGCTGCGGGATACCGATGCCAAGATGGGGATTATCGCGGAACGGGTCGGCTTCGAGAGCCTGACCCATTTCGGGCGCATTTTCAAGGAGTTGACGGGCTGTACGCCCTTGAAATACCGCCATATGCAGCGTTCGAACCGGGCCTGA